Genomic segment of Salvia hispanica cultivar TCC Black 2014 chromosome 2, UniMelb_Shisp_WGS_1.0, whole genome shotgun sequence:
tcttttgatgagaaaaaaattgtcactCTCTCTGCCACGACATCACCTAAAAGGACAGATTTGTCATTTGCCAACACctattttgtataaattgaGTGGGCTAGTGGTTATGGTGATCATGTAtttgatggagtattatttatttttaaagaaaattcaaactactataatagtagtatataaatattaaagcaTCAAAATGTAAATTAGGTTACGATACTGACTAATACGTGCCATTAGTATaatctcctttattctccctaaacatataatttaaaatttaatcttttgaCAAATTAAGTAATCACTCAACTCACAAACGAGagcaaaatgacaaaaataatgagCCAACTTATGCAAAAGAGGTTAATTTAACAACTAATTAAAACCAATCATACATGTCACTTTTCTATGgtattgtaatatttttattcaattacaGTAGATTTGGTGAACAACTTTTTGAAGAGAGAAGGGATGAGATCGaatactttttaatttgttaagtATACTTTTTCAAACATATAATCAtcaattttgagataatgACAGTCTGGTTAGctaatttaattcatatatCAACAATTCCATTTAAGTAGATAGAAAGTATGAATCCACAAATTGTGCCACTAACTACACCTATCTTTCAACGGCGTTTGACTTTATTGGTAAAGTCGTGTTTCGAtctcgtattttattttattttgttcatgCATAATCTACAATAATATTTCTCTATATGCCGAATTTAATGGAGTTTTCATGGCCGGTGATGGGGCCCGTCAACCTTCTAGACCCCACCCGGATCCCGCCTCCCGCCTCAGATGACAATAATCGTAATAGAGGATCCGGCTTGCATATCGTCATCGTAAAACGAACCGGTGAACAACAAAAGGATGCAATAGAGAATGTAGGAGTTATTATTTCAAAcccttttaaaatttcaattctttCAGTTCATTTACAACAGCAAGTTGAAAACTATGCTTTATTTCATGAATAGTTGAAAACATTCTAGAAATAGAGAGAGCCATAGCTCCTCAGCTAGAAGTCTTCTCTGATCATTCAGATTCTTGCCATAGTTTTTCGACAACAAAGCATACCCGGCTGAATCGAGCTCGCTCGTTGTTTACTACCCGAAGTTGATCCCTTGAGCTAGAGGCAGCTCGCTTCCGTAGTTGATGGTGCTGCATATATACAAAGCAATATGAACATAGTCAGGACTCAGAAACAAAATCTGAAGGAACAAACGAGCTTTGTTAGCTCTGATCGTGCTGCAGGGTTCTCGATGGGAACTTTGATGAGACGACGATACAAAGATAGTCACTTGAAAACAACATAATCGGGTTTTTACCAAGTTGAGCGCCTCATGTATTGTTTCCAAGAATCGCTTCCAGCTTCACGTCCGCCTCCAGTGGCTTTCTCGCCACCAAAAGCACCTCCAATTTCAGCGCCGTTTGTTGGGATGTTGACATTCACAATACCACAATCACTTCCTTGGGGACTGTATCAAGATATGGGTTCAGTCAATATCTCGAAGAAGTTGTAATTTTACAAGAGAACAGCGAGGAAGGGCGTCTCATCACTCACCCGATCCATTTGAATATAATTTCAGGTCTGCGGGTGAAGATGGAACTACTCAGGCCTTGGGGCACGGAATTGTTTATTTCGATTGCTTCCTTCAGAGTCTGCCAAGAAAACTAGTCGTGTGAAACAATTGTACGACGAAAACTGGAGATCTTCGGGCAGCTGAAAAGTAGGCATACCTGAAACTTCATCACATGGAGAACAGGAGCAAACAATTCTTCCTTAACAACCTCAGCACTCGAAGAAATTTCAACTATCGTAGGCTGCACGAAATTTCCTTCAGACTCTACAACACCACCACCACAGATAATCTTTCCTCCCTGCATTTCAACATGATAAACACATGTCAAAAACATCTGTTAACAATTAGAGTTTATTCATCTCAAATTCAGAATTTAAAAGATTTTATTAGGGCAAACGCATCGGAGTGTGCCttttaaatgaatatgacCACAACAGAGAAAGGTTAAGCACGAACCTGAGATTTGATTTTCTCGATTCCCTTCACAAAATTTTCCCTCGAAACAGGAGTGTGCAGCGGCCCAAGTAAGGTACCTTTCTCTAATGGATTTCCGACTTTGACTTGCTTGTAGACATCACATAACCGGTCAAGTACTTTCTCATAAACACTCTCGTGAAGAAGCTGCATTTTCAGGATGTGGCAAAAAAGAGGTTATGCATCGAATGTCGACTATATCATCTGCAGAGAAGACTGCAAAGTATGTACCATACCAATCTACGGCAAGTTGTGCATCGCTGACCAGCAGTACCAACAGCAGCGAACAGAACAGAGCGAACAGCGAGTTCAATGTCGGCATCATCCATGACTATAATGGCGTTATTACCACTTAGTTCGAGCAGGCACTTGCCGTACCTTTGATTCACAGTCTGTTGAACCATTAGACCCACCTAGAGATATCACCATTCAAACTTTTAGGACTTCGGAAAATGGAAATACTCTAGACTTGTTTGGGCGAGCAGTGAGCACGTAAACTAGTACCTTTGAACTCCCGGTGAACGAAACTAGGGGAACACGTGGATCTTTTGCTATAGCTTGGCCAATTTCAGCACCTCCACAAAATACTGTGAAAATTGCTCCCGGTAAATTGTTTTTCTCGAATACTCCAGCGATTATCTTCGTCATAGCTATGGTGATGAGAGGTGTGGTTGGAGCACCTTTCCTGAAAATTGTTATACAATCCTCGAAATTCATAAATGCAAAACTACTGATAATTATGATTGTCactaacataaataaattgcaACATCCGTTATAGACTTATAGCAGAGAGCGACTCACCACACAACAGAATTTCCACAAACTAGAGCTATGCACGCATTCCATCCTACAATTACACGACAAAAGATTTTAAGCTTCGGCTATCCTAACGTATAATATCAAAACTCAATATTCTTGCTCAAAATACTCACCAAGAACAGCACAAGGGAAGTTGAAGGCTGTAATAACACCAACTATCCCTAAGGGATTCCACATCTGTATGTCGGAGATAAGATGCATATATCAGATATAAGGATGGATTGCCATAAACATAAACCGTAAGCTCCCAAGAAAATTATAGCTCTTGCTTACCTCCAACATCATGTGATTAGGTCCTGTTAAGATGGCAACAAGTTGAAAACAGTAAAGAAATTAGTCATTTTTCAATTACATAAGCGTATAAGCATATCTACATGATTCCATACAATACTTGCAAGCCCAAAATATATGATATCTATAGTTCACCGAGACATAACATCAATTATATGTGATGAAAACTTGGAGGATCGCAATGTTGTCAAGCTTACGTTCAGAGGGAATAACGGATCCATTCAGCTGACGACTTAATCCCACAGCAAAATCACACATATCAATTATTTCCTGCAATAATATTTCCCcgaaaaaagagaataagcTGAACTTTATCTTTATATTTCATCGAAGTTAACAGAAAGCAAGATCCCAACAATGCATATGACACGAATAagaatatagtataaaattacatttcaCTTCCCAAATTTAAACACAAACCTGAACCTCCCCGATTCCTTCAGCAAGTATTTTTCCCATTTCAAGGGATACAAGCCGGCCGAGGTGATGGAGTTTGGTTCTCAGTGCATCACCAATTTGCCTTACGATTTCTCCTCTCTTTGGTGCTGGAATCTGAGACAAGACGAGACATCATATCACATCTGCCCATTTCTAAGCTTACTAAATACATCGAAAACACTTTTGCATCATAAtgaaagaaatcaaaacagaACCTGCATCCATATCTTTGTAGCATCAGCACATGCCTCCATTCCTTCCTCATAGTCTTGAATGGATGCTTCAGAAACTTCAGCAATCGGCTAAAACCAAGAAACGGTCCACACCCGATTAGAAGTCAGTCAATCACATCAGACCACACAATGTAAGTGCATTCTAAATTTGGAAAAGAATCTCAAAATCTTGCAACTTAGCAAAAAGTAGCATAGATCTCAATTACATGAAAAATTGATTGAGTTCAGAAAAGAATCACAGTCCAAATTAAGATCATCTAAGTTCATTTAGTAGTGCATTTCCCccaattctaattcaattGATCAATTTGATATGATCCATCAGTTCTGATCAGCCAATCACTAAAACACTAACTTCAACACATCCAAAGCttctcaaaacaaacaaaaaacatcgaaattcaaaataaaatcagcTCAAAACACCTTATTATCAGCAGGATTCACAGAAGAAACCACAGGCCCACTCCCTTGCCAACCCCCATTGACATAACAGCCCGAATTCCGCGGCCCGAGCCCGATTTCCTTCAGGAAGTCGTACTCCCTCTTCGCGAAGCTCATTTCTGCAAAACTCGAAACTGCACAAAAGGCAAATCCTCAAAAATTTGGGGGGAAAATAGAGTGCTAAAAAGGGGGCATTCGCGACGCATATAGGGGGTTGTACCGTAGGCAGGAGAAGTAGTACTCAATTGAGACATTGAGCGAGAGAAAAATGGAGCAAGAACTTACAGTGGGATATGGAATAGTACGGTATAAATGGTGACGAACGGGAGAaagatgaggaagaagaggcgTGCCCGCTTAGAAGTCTACGTGGGTGTGTGATGGAAGCAAATTTGTGAATGCAAAATCCAAACTTTTTAGTCATTTTAACGACAATcatttttgtttctctctcttgtttACTCTCCctttttcatgaaaaagtTGCAGAGATAATTTtgatatgcatatattttttgatgatcaagattggatttttatgtGAGTTTTTGGAATTTCTTATAACTGAGCTAAAAGAAAATGCTAATTTATGAATGTAGTTTACTTTTCCAGTGTGATAAATAATTTCTATAAAAAGTGacaaaaaagtagaaaattgaCTATATTGTTAGGCTGGTTGGTGTATGTACTTTCAACCTTTCATTTTCGACATAGTATGATATTAGGCTTTGATAGCAAAAGGAGAGTTGGACTATGCTCCACGtgcacaaaaattaaaaattacaatccAATTTATTTAAGAATTATAAAGAGATGGggaattttcttttcatttttcttgttaataaaaaattagtggttGGCGTAATGACAAAAGCTACTAGTAGAATTAATTCTTATTCTTGGAGAATTGTTTCTATTAATTAGTTGAATGCTCATTGGCAATTTATATCCAAAGGAATaagtaaatttattactaattattttggttCAAGTTCATCCAAATATACGAATCCTTTACCCCATTATTACttagtcatattttattatttttatattctattttatataaatgtagtattttttgtaatCGTTATGATCATGACTCATTTCTAAAAgaaatgttttgatttttcaactGAAAAAATAACCGgaacaaaattcaatttcctAATCCTAAGCCCTAATTCCCAAATTTGTAGCCCtaaatcatcaaattcatCGTCATGATTTGCAGGTTATTCAATTTAAGAACTCTTTTTACTCTTCTACCCATCCATTCAATCCACACAGAAACTTCAGAAATGAGCTAAGAAAGAGAAAGCTGATGCAGatttgaagatgaagatgaacaAAAGGTAGTATATTCAGTTTATCATTCAGTTAAATTAGAACGAACtagttttatgtttatgtgtttaaatTTGCCGTTTTATTGAGCActtcatttttgtatatatattgagcGCTTCAATCGGCATGTCTGAGGGGAGACTCTATGAAGAAATTATTAGTTAAATGATAGATGTAAGAAGGTGTCAAAGTTCCAAGATGCCTCATTTAATCAATCATACAACTTCCCTTTTGACATTTCAGAATCACCatctcattttcattcatcttcttctctgGATTGATAGCACAAGATTCAAAAATCATGGCAGCTTATGCAGCTTTGGTTTCTGTTATGAATATCATAGATACCCTTAACAGACATCCTCACCCTCCCATCTCTCTCCACCCTAAACAGGCTGAGTCTCTCACTGAAAAGATCACTTTCCTTGAAGGTTTTCTTGGAATCTATAGTCCCCATCTCCCCTACAGCAAAGAAGCCGATCCATTGGAGAGTAGCATCGCAGATGCAGCTTATGCAGCTGAATACATAATCGAATCGCATATTGTGGATCAGATCAAAATGGACGGGGTAAGGGCTGGCCCCAAGTCCTTGTACGAAGCACTAGAGGAGGTGATCAAAGACATGGATCTGATCGAGAAAGAAGCCAAGGAAATCAAACAGACTTTGGGCGTCCAACATCAGCTGCACACCAAGTCAACACCTTCAGATTCCTTGAAGTCTTCTCCGATTGCAAAGGAGAGTAGCATGGTGGGTGCTGAGGAGGCCTTGCTTGAAATGAAGGATAAACTCACTTCTGATTGCCGTGATCTACAGATCATTCCCATTGTAGGAATGGGTGGCTCTGGTAAGACTACTCTTGCTATGAACATTTATCAAGACCGTCTTATTAAGGAGCATTTTTATGTTTCCGCTTGGGTTGCCATATCTCAAGAGTATAACATTCAAGAAATCCTCGTACACATTCTTCGTCAGTTAAATCAAAATGTTGGTCAAACATCGAGTGAGGAAGGTTTAGGAGAAATCTTGCATAAAAACTTATTTGGTAGAAAATACTTGATTATACTTGATGATATGTGGAGTATAAAGGCGTGGGATGGGATTAGGTGGTTTTTACCGGATAACAAAAATGGTAGCAGAATAGTGGTAACAACTAGGCTATCAAACCTGGGTTCTGATTTATCCCACTCTAAAAACTTTGAGATGAGACTTTTGAATTGGTTTGATAGTTGGGAGCTTCTCTCCAAAATTGTGTTTGGAGAGAACGTTTGCCCACCAGAATTGGTGGACATCTGTTGGAGAATAGTTTCCGGCTGCAAAGGACTTCCATTGGCGATTGTTGTGATTGGAGGACTTTTGGCCAAATCCAACCATACAAGAGAGATTTGGGGGTCCATACAGGAAAACTTGAGTTCAATAGTGAATTCAGAGGATGATGAATGGTGTTTTAGAATATTACACATGAGCTATAAGCAATTGCCGGTTTATCTGAAACCGTGCTTTCTCTATATGGGGAATTTTCGTGAAGATAAGGTGATACGTAGATCACTGCTCGTTGAATTATGGGTTGCTGAAGGAATTCTCAAACCAATAAGTGGGAAAAGCTTGGAAGAGATAGCCAAAATGTATTTAAAGGATCTTGCCGATAGAAATCTTGTTTTGATTGATAAGATTGGGACTAATGGGGAGATAAAATCCtgcaaaattcatgatttgttGAGAGATATGTGTTTGAAAGAAGTTAATAAGGAAAGGTTTTATCATGTCGTAAGAAATGATCCTTCGAGCACATTTAATCCATACATAAAAGGCCAACGTCGTGTTTTTTTTCCAAGATGACAAAAGTATCCGTTGTAACTTGTAACCAATGTGGCCATGACCAAGTACCAACAAAGGACATTAGGGAGGCAACTCGTAGTGGTGGTCTGACAATGGAGCCCACCGTGATTGACAAGCAACTGAAAAGGT
This window contains:
- the LOC125208530 gene encoding aldehyde dehydrogenase family 7 member B4-like, producing MIVVKMTKKFGFCIHKFASITHPRRLLSGHASSSSSFSRSSPFIPYYSISHFSSFAEMSFAKREYDFLKEIGLGPRNSGCYVNGGWQGSGPVVSSVNPADNKPIAEVSEASIQDYEEGMEACADATKIWMQIPAPKRGEIVRQIGDALRTKLHHLGRLVSLEMGKILAEGIGEVQEIIDMCDFAVGLSRQLNGSVIPSERPNHMMLEMWNPLGIVGVITAFNFPCAVLGWNACIALVCGNSVVWKGAPTTPLITIAMTKIIAGVFEKNNLPGAIFTVFCGGAEIGQAIAKDPRVPLVSFTGSSKVGLMVQQTVNQRYGKCLLELSGNNAIIVMDDADIELAVRSVLFAAVGTAGQRCTTCRRLLLHESVYEKVLDRLCDVYKQVKVGNPLEKGTLLGPLHTPVSRENFVKGIEKIKSQGGKIICGGGVVESEGNFVQPTIVEISSSAEVVKEELFAPVLHVMKFQTLKEAIEINNSVPQGLSSSIFTRRPEIIFKWIGPQGSDCGIVNVNIPTNGAEIGGAFGGEKATGGGREAGSDSWKQYMRRSTCTINYGSELPLAQGINFG
- the LOC125205097 gene encoding putative late blight resistance protein homolog R1A-10, producing MAAYAALVSVMNIIDTLNRHPHPPISLHPKQAESLTEKITFLEGFLGIYSPHLPYSKEADPLESSIADAAYAAEYIIESHIVDQIKMDGVRAGPKSLYEALEEVIKDMDLIEKEAKEIKQTLGVQHQLHTKSTPSDSLKSSPIAKESSMVGAEEALLEMKDKLTSDCRDLQIIPIVGMGGSGKTTLAMNIYQDRLIKEHFYVSAWVAISQEYNIQEILVHILRQLNQNVGQTSSEEGLGEILHKNLFGRKYLIILDDMWSIKAWDGIRWFLPDNKNGSRIVVTTRLSNLGSDLSHSKNFEMRLLNWFDSWELLSKIVFGENVCPPELVDICWRIVSGCKGLPLAIVVIGGLLAKSNHTREIWGSIQENLSSIVNSEDDEWCFRILHMSYKQLPVYLKPCFLYMGNFREDKVIRRSLLVELWVAEGILKPISGKSLEEIAKMYLKDLADRNLVLIDKIGTNGEIKSCKIHDLLRDMCLKEVNKERFYHVVRNDPSSTFNPYIKGQRRVFFPR